TCGTCGGCACGATCGCCGATGCCGTTGCGAGCAGCGCACGCCTCGTGTTCGATTACACGGATCAGCACGGCCACCGTTCACACCGTACGGTCGAGCCATATCGACATCTCCTGCGACAACAGCACTGGTACCTCATCGCCTACGACCTCGGCCGCGACGACTGGCGTCTCTTCCGACTCGATCGGATACAGGTCCCCACGACCATGCCCGGGCCGTACAGACACCACGCCTTCCCGTGGGACTCCATCGAGGACTGGCTCACGAGCGACTTCGGTGCGAGCGCCCGACGCTCGCCAACGCCCCCGCCGACCTGACCGTCGCCGGCCGGTTCATCGGGTGTCCGGATGTGACAGGACATCGTCATGGCGGTCACGCGGACATGCCGGTCACAATGGATGCATGTCCGCTTCACACCGTGTCGTCATCGCCGTGTTCCCCGACGTCGATCTCCTCGACGTCACCGGGCCCGCGGAGGTGTTCGCGGTCGCCAACCGGGAGCTGTCCGGCGGGACGCCGTACCGGGTGCTGCTGGCCGGGCCGGACGGCGGCCAGGTGCGCACCGGCGCCGGGGTCCGGGTCGCGACCGATCTGACGTTCGACCAGGTCGGCGACCGTGTGGACACCCTCCTGGTGCCCGGCGCGGTGGACGCCGCCGGGGCGCCGGTGATCGACCCCGCCCTGGTCGGCTGGATCGCCCGGACGGCGCGGCGCACCGGCCGGGTCGCCTCGGTGTGCGTCGGCGCGCACCTGCTGGCCGCCGCGGGGCTGCTGGCCGGACGGACGGCGACCACGCACTGGGCCACCGCCGACCGGCTCGCCGCCGACCACCCCGACGTCACCGTCGACCCCGATCCCATCTACGTCCGGTCGGGGAACGTGTGGACGGGCGCGGGCATCAGCGCGTGCATGGACCTCGCGCTCGCCCTGGTGGCCGAGGACCACGGCGAGCGGGTCGCGCTCGCGGTCGCCAGGCAGCTGGTGATGTACCTCAAGCGGCAGGGCGGGCAGAGCCAGTTCAGCGTCCCGCTGTGGCAGGCCCCGGCCGAGCGCCGCGACATCGACGAGCTGCGCGCGTGGATCTCGGCGAACCCGGCCGCCGATCTGTCGGCGGCGGCCCTCGCCGAGCGGATGTGCCTGAGCGAACGGCATTTCGCCCGGGTCTTCCGCAAGGAGACCGATTCGACTCCGGCCGCCTACGTCGAGGCGGCCCGGGTGGAGGAGGCCCGGCGGCTGCTCGAGGGCACCGACGAGCCGCTGGACCGGGTCGCCGCCGCGTGCGGGCTCGGCTCGGCGGAGACGCTGCACCGCGCGTTCCGGCGGCGGCTCGGCACCACCCCGGCGGCCTACCGGAGACGCTTCCGCACCGCCGCCTGATCAACGACCTTTCCGAGTTCCCGGCCCGTCCGGCCGGTGTTCACCCATGCCCGATTTCCAAGGAGTGCACGATGACCGTTTCGACGACCCTGCGCGACGTGATGGGCCTGGACGGCGCCCTGCCGGCGCTGTCCTCCGGCACGCTGGTGCTGATCGACTTCCAGAACACCTACCGCACCGGCGTCATGGCGCTGCCGGACGCCGACCGCGCCCTGGACGCCGCCGGGCGGCTGCTGGAGCGGGCCCGCGCCGCGGGCGTCCCCGTGGTGCACGTCGTCCACGACGGCGGCGAAGGAAGCCCGTACGACGTCCGCGCGGAAATCGGGCAGATCGCCCCTCATGTCGCTCCGCGGGACGGCGAAACGGTGGTGGTGAAGCGCTTCCCGAACTCTTTCCACGAGACGGACCTGCTGGA
The nucleotide sequence above comes from Actinomadura algeriensis. Encoded proteins:
- a CDS encoding GlxA family transcriptional regulator gives rise to the protein MSASHRVVIAVFPDVDLLDVTGPAEVFAVANRELSGGTPYRVLLAGPDGGQVRTGAGVRVATDLTFDQVGDRVDTLLVPGAVDAAGAPVIDPALVGWIARTARRTGRVASVCVGAHLLAAAGLLAGRTATTHWATADRLAADHPDVTVDPDPIYVRSGNVWTGAGISACMDLALALVAEDHGERVALAVARQLVMYLKRQGGQSQFSVPLWQAPAERRDIDELRAWISANPAADLSAAALAERMCLSERHFARVFRKETDSTPAAYVEAARVEEARRLLEGTDEPLDRVAAACGLGSAETLHRAFRRRLGTTPAAYRRRFRTAA
- a CDS encoding cysteine hydrolase family protein → MTVSTTLRDVMGLDGALPALSSGTLVLIDFQNTYRTGVMALPDADRALDAAGRLLERARAAGVPVVHVVHDGGEGSPYDVRAEIGQIAPHVAPRDGETVVVKRFPNSFHETDLLDVLRRLDAGPDLILAGFMTHMCVQFTAQGAFNLGYRPTVVAEACATRPLAGPDGAPVPADALHAAALTTIGDMFGPVAARVADLPG